A window of the Amycolatopsis solani genome harbors these coding sequences:
- a CDS encoding non-ribosomal peptide synthetase, translating to MTTSFNPAPRPFERAETMHGLFEWCAERWPNRTALHHLGRDISYRELAETADAYAAELQARGVERGSIVPVLLPRSPELFATLLAVLKCGAAYAALDLRWPETRLAELIEHLGGPVVAAERGASWPSVWSPPSEPILGARPAAIDVGADDPCAVFFTSGTTGTPKGVVTAHRGNVRLFDDWLFTPLDSGAVMPQALAATWDAFGLDSWGVLFNGGTLVLLEDTLELATKLRDLVAIHGVTTIFPPTAVFHSMVDNDLDAFAGLRAVGTGGEKLSARHAARFLEAYPDIPLYNMYGPVESSVAATCHRVRPSDRTEVPLGVPFPNTQAYILDGDRLCDVGESGEICLGGKGLALGYFEDASLTARKFVEIALPSGPERVYRTGDLGRWTADGLLHFEGRADRQVKIRGHRIELDDVEHNAGRVPGVGACAVVPVTGADGAYEDLCLFYTGSGSAPGEEELRTLLAERLPGYLVPALVQRLERLPVLEDRKLDRRALTELAANRRTESVAPVAEDLSDTEAAVAGFLREIIGVPSIATDVSFFRQGGNSLSAAQLCSRINRDLGVRLRISQVFEAPTVRGVAGLITAGKP from the coding sequence ATGACGACGTCCTTCAACCCGGCACCGCGGCCGTTCGAGCGGGCCGAGACCATGCACGGCCTGTTCGAGTGGTGCGCCGAGCGCTGGCCGAACCGGACCGCACTGCACCACCTCGGCCGGGACATCTCCTACCGGGAGCTGGCGGAGACCGCCGACGCGTACGCGGCCGAACTGCAGGCGCGCGGCGTCGAGCGCGGCTCGATCGTGCCGGTGCTGCTGCCCCGCTCCCCCGAGCTGTTCGCGACGCTGCTCGCCGTGCTCAAGTGCGGCGCGGCCTACGCGGCGCTGGACCTGCGGTGGCCGGAGACCCGGCTCGCCGAGCTGATCGAGCACCTCGGTGGCCCGGTCGTGGCCGCCGAACGCGGTGCCTCGTGGCCGTCGGTGTGGTCGCCGCCATCGGAGCCGATCCTCGGGGCCCGCCCGGCCGCGATCGACGTCGGCGCCGACGACCCCTGCGCGGTGTTCTTCACCTCCGGGACCACGGGAACGCCGAAGGGCGTGGTGACCGCGCACCGCGGCAACGTCCGGCTCTTCGACGACTGGCTGTTCACCCCGCTGGACTCCGGCGCGGTGATGCCGCAGGCGCTCGCGGCGACGTGGGACGCCTTCGGCCTCGACTCGTGGGGCGTGCTCTTCAACGGCGGCACCCTGGTGCTGCTGGAGGACACCCTGGAGCTGGCGACGAAACTGCGTGACCTGGTCGCGATCCACGGCGTCACCACGATCTTCCCGCCCACCGCGGTGTTCCACAGCATGGTCGACAACGACCTCGACGCCTTCGCGGGTCTGCGGGCCGTCGGCACCGGCGGCGAGAAGCTCTCCGCACGGCACGCGGCCCGGTTCCTCGAGGCGTACCCGGACATCCCGCTGTACAACATGTACGGCCCGGTCGAATCGAGCGTGGCGGCGACCTGCCACCGCGTCCGGCCGTCGGACCGCACCGAGGTGCCGCTCGGCGTCCCGTTCCCGAACACCCAGGCCTACATCCTCGACGGCGACCGCCTCTGCGACGTCGGCGAGAGCGGCGAGATCTGCCTGGGCGGCAAGGGGTTGGCGCTCGGGTACTTCGAGGACGCTTCGCTCACTGCGCGCAAGTTCGTCGAGATCGCGCTGCCGTCCGGCCCGGAACGCGTCTACCGCACCGGCGACCTCGGGCGCTGGACCGCCGACGGCCTGCTGCACTTCGAAGGCCGCGCGGACCGCCAGGTCAAGATCCGCGGCCACCGCATCGAACTCGACGACGTCGAGCACAACGCCGGCCGCGTACCGGGTGTCGGTGCCTGCGCAGTGGTACCGGTGACCGGCGCGGACGGTGCGTACGAGGACCTGTGCCTGTTCTACACCGGGTCCGGCTCCGCGCCGGGAGAGGAGGAACTGCGCACCCTGCTGGCCGAGCGGCTGCCCGGTTATCTGGTGCCCGCGCTGGTGCAGCGCCTGGAGCGGCTGCCGGTGCTGGAAGACCGGAAGCTGGACCGGCGCGCGCTGACCGAGCTGGCGGCGAACCGCCGCACCGAGTCCGTGGCCCCGGTGGCGGAGGACCTTTCGGACACCGAAGCCGCGGTAGCCGGGTTCCTGCGCGAGATCATCGGCGTGCCCTCGATCGCCACCGACGTCTCGTTCTTCCGCCAGGGCGGCAACTCGCTGTCCGCGGCCCAGTTGTGCTCCCGGATCAACCGGGACCTCGGCGTCCGGCTGCGGATCTCCCAGGTGTTCGAAGCGCCGACCGTGCGCGGTGTCGCCGGGCTGATCACCGCCGGAAAGCCGTAG
- a CDS encoding condensation domain-containing protein, whose protein sequence is MPTTEGTRIPATRKEEGLWLLERLVPGEGVNNVPGVALQVGGRLDRAVLQEAVTRLVRRYDALRTVFHADDTRLTKEVLPSFPLRLEGEDSTDVEAGLRELITRPFALDGTPLLRVGLYHGPEHDSVGVAVHHLIFDGTSMSIFLEELAAAYDAVLAGDLPDASEPVPLWPESEPKPASLAFWREHLRDFDASGLELWCGGQESAQPTLRGEQLVRAFSPEAKDVVTALQKDLKAPDVVLLLAAYYLLLHAHGAGPDLAVGFPVNVRSQQAQRAIGYHVNIVPLRVRIDPAETFRTFSRRVRDLFFEAIAHADVPMDVLLPEVERADSSWRTTMFRHVFNYLPFGGRAATSIGGAPAEVAEIDPGHSKFDLEFVILPSAEESRVKAVYGAEVLGADDVGLLLERYDALLVAAAGAPDRPLGELAAWGATDHRVLDAAAKPASPDTALTAIAHHVKENPGATALVTDDGTTSYRELWRAASAVTTLLADAGTGPGDLVAVVAPRGRELAAAVLGGWLAGATVTTVDPGQADLAEAVSGAKLVLGAAETAPHASIPWRPISYAVTVAVEPDAGAVVPDSPALIGVTHHELAASIRHSAALVTPGRPVLWLTSPATGAAVSELLLALTTGAPLVVAPDAARTDGHLLAGLLTRHDAGVVHATPAVWSRVVEHLGEAAGGRTALIGAEPAPGPLVRTLRALEADVHTVFSGGGRWVLGDGMPVAGLDADVVAPDGRRLPLGVRGELRLGGLATGVLAHWRTDGSLHVHGPRERQLSLGGTRVDLATVEDALTGYTDVVAAAVTTRVVDGVTELVAVVHAPDKPQLAAELARHAETALPPRARPAWYLRVDALPETAGHEVDRAAVAELAATAGPVAEAPAEAVPDATTTAVMAMFATLLKRNDVTEDTNFFASGGHSLLAAQLVQSIQKQTGVRLKLSAAFSHPTPAALAELITERGSTR, encoded by the coding sequence ATGCCGACCACTGAGGGCACGCGAATCCCCGCGACCCGCAAGGAAGAGGGCCTCTGGCTGCTCGAGCGGCTGGTCCCCGGCGAAGGCGTGAACAACGTGCCGGGCGTCGCGCTGCAGGTGGGCGGCCGGCTCGACCGGGCCGTGCTGCAGGAAGCCGTCACGCGGCTGGTGCGCCGCTACGACGCGCTGCGGACCGTCTTCCACGCCGACGACACCCGGCTGACCAAGGAGGTGCTGCCGTCCTTCCCGCTCCGGCTGGAAGGCGAGGACAGCACCGACGTCGAGGCCGGGCTGCGCGAGCTGATCACGCGGCCGTTCGCCCTCGACGGCACCCCGCTGCTGCGCGTCGGGCTCTACCACGGCCCGGAGCACGACTCGGTCGGCGTCGCCGTGCACCACCTGATCTTCGACGGCACCTCGATGTCGATCTTCCTGGAGGAGCTCGCCGCCGCGTACGACGCCGTGCTCGCCGGGGACCTCCCCGACGCGAGCGAGCCCGTCCCGCTCTGGCCGGAGTCCGAGCCGAAGCCGGCGAGCCTCGCGTTCTGGCGCGAGCACCTGCGCGACTTCGACGCGAGCGGCCTCGAACTGTGGTGCGGCGGCCAGGAAAGCGCCCAGCCGACCCTGCGCGGCGAGCAGCTGGTCCGCGCGTTCTCGCCCGAGGCGAAGGACGTCGTCACCGCGCTGCAGAAGGACCTCAAGGCACCCGACGTCGTCCTGCTGCTGGCCGCCTACTACCTGCTGCTGCACGCCCACGGCGCCGGCCCCGACCTCGCCGTCGGCTTCCCGGTGAACGTCCGCAGCCAGCAGGCGCAGCGCGCGATCGGCTACCACGTCAACATCGTCCCGCTGCGCGTGCGGATCGACCCCGCCGAGACGTTCCGGACGTTCAGCCGCCGGGTCCGCGACCTGTTCTTCGAGGCGATCGCGCACGCGGACGTGCCGATGGACGTCCTGCTGCCCGAGGTCGAGCGCGCCGATTCCTCCTGGCGCACCACGATGTTCCGGCACGTGTTCAACTACCTGCCCTTCGGCGGCCGGGCCGCCACGAGCATCGGCGGCGCGCCCGCCGAAGTCGCCGAGATCGACCCGGGGCACAGCAAGTTCGACCTCGAGTTCGTCATCCTCCCCTCGGCGGAGGAGAGCCGCGTCAAGGCGGTGTACGGCGCCGAAGTGCTCGGCGCCGACGACGTCGGCCTGCTGCTGGAGCGCTACGACGCCCTGCTCGTCGCGGCGGCGGGCGCGCCCGACCGGCCGCTGGGCGAGCTGGCCGCCTGGGGCGCCACCGACCACCGCGTGCTGGACGCCGCCGCGAAACCGGCGTCACCGGACACCGCGCTCACCGCGATCGCCCACCACGTCAAGGAAAACCCCGGCGCCACCGCGCTCGTCACCGACGACGGCACGACGTCGTACCGCGAGCTCTGGCGGGCCGCTTCGGCGGTCACGACCCTGCTGGCCGACGCGGGGACCGGCCCGGGAGACCTGGTCGCCGTGGTCGCGCCGCGCGGCCGCGAACTCGCGGCCGCGGTGCTCGGCGGCTGGCTGGCCGGGGCCACGGTGACCACCGTCGACCCCGGCCAGGCCGATCTCGCCGAGGCCGTGTCCGGCGCGAAGCTGGTGCTGGGCGCGGCGGAAACCGCACCGCACGCCTCGATCCCGTGGCGGCCGATCTCGTACGCGGTCACCGTCGCCGTCGAGCCGGACGCCGGGGCCGTGGTCCCGGACAGCCCGGCGCTGATCGGCGTGACCCACCACGAACTCGCCGCGTCGATCCGCCACAGCGCGGCGCTCGTGACGCCAGGCCGTCCGGTGCTGTGGCTGACCTCCCCCGCCACCGGTGCCGCCGTCTCCGAGCTGCTGCTGGCGCTGACCACCGGCGCCCCGCTCGTCGTCGCCCCGGACGCCGCCCGCACCGACGGCCACCTGCTCGCCGGGCTCCTCACCCGGCACGACGCCGGCGTCGTGCACGCCACCCCGGCCGTCTGGTCGCGCGTGGTCGAGCACCTCGGCGAAGCCGCCGGCGGCCGGACCGCGCTGATCGGCGCGGAACCCGCGCCCGGCCCGCTCGTGCGCACCCTGCGCGCGCTCGAGGCCGACGTCCACACCGTGTTCTCCGGCGGCGGTCGCTGGGTGCTCGGCGACGGCATGCCGGTCGCGGGCCTCGACGCCGACGTCGTCGCCCCGGACGGGCGGCGGCTGCCGCTGGGCGTGCGCGGGGAGCTGCGCCTCGGCGGGCTCGCCACCGGCGTCCTCGCGCACTGGCGCACCGACGGGTCCCTGCACGTCCACGGCCCGCGCGAGCGCCAGCTGTCCCTCGGCGGCACCCGCGTCGACCTGGCGACCGTGGAAGACGCGCTGACCGGGTACACCGACGTCGTCGCGGCCGCCGTCACCACCCGGGTCGTCGACGGCGTGACCGAGCTGGTCGCCGTGGTGCACGCGCCGGACAAGCCGCAGCTCGCCGCCGAACTGGCCCGGCACGCCGAGACGGCCCTGCCGCCGCGGGCGCGCCCGGCCTGGTACCTGCGGGTCGACGCGCTGCCCGAGACCGCCGGGCACGAGGTGGACCGGGCGGCGGTCGCCGAACTGGCCGCGACGGCCGGGCCGGTGGCCGAAGCACCCGCCGAAGCCGTGCCGGACGCCACCACCACCGCCGTGATGGCGATGTTCGCGACGCTGCTCAAGCGCAACGACGTCACCGAAGACACCAACTTCTTCGCCAGTGGCGGCCATTCGCTGCTGGCCGCCCAGCTCGTCCAGTCGATCCAGAAGCAGACCGGGGTCCGGCTGAAGCTGTCCGCCGCCTTCTCCCACCCGACGCCGGCCGCGCTGGCGGAGCTGATCACCGAACGCGGGAGCACCCGATGA
- a CDS encoding methyltransferase, translating into MPTSPTGLGTGTDSQAEAALAGHPGIARARVTREPGTGRLVAHVVPRDPVAEDGDDRKRVDEWQLIYEWVYGELPESGGLGENFVGWHSTYTGLPIELAQMREWRDATVERIKALRPRRVLEIGVGTGLLMAKLAPSCEDYVATDFSATVVETLTGQVAEDPALAHVTLHNREANDFSGLPDGHFDTVVINSVIQYFPDIGYLADVLRQAAALLAPGGAVFVGDVRNFRLLRAFRTAVLADEIAAAPESAREIVENSVLEEKELLVDPDFFPALAATLPGIAAADVRLKRAHHHNELSRHRYDAVLRKEPAENVEPALTAAWGPGALETLLSDVRPASARITGVPNGRVARELAELAKLDTGRTPAAVTAPDPEDLHEIGRRRGYQAAVTWSADGPGLVDVVYTRDGEPVTVPTSAATPGLPFTAYANAPSRAAKTSSFVAELRAYLAARLPAEAIPHAFTTVEDLPEGTGHADH; encoded by the coding sequence ATGCCGACGTCACCGACCGGTCTGGGCACCGGCACGGACAGCCAAGCCGAAGCCGCGCTCGCCGGGCACCCGGGGATCGCGCGCGCCCGCGTGACCCGCGAACCCGGGACCGGGCGGCTCGTCGCCCACGTCGTGCCGCGGGACCCGGTCGCCGAGGACGGCGACGACCGCAAGCGCGTCGACGAGTGGCAGCTGATCTACGAATGGGTCTACGGCGAACTCCCCGAGTCCGGTGGGCTCGGGGAGAACTTCGTCGGCTGGCACAGCACCTACACCGGGCTGCCGATCGAACTCGCGCAGATGCGGGAGTGGCGGGACGCGACCGTCGAGCGGATCAAGGCGCTGCGGCCCCGCCGGGTGCTGGAGATCGGCGTCGGCACCGGCCTGCTGATGGCCAAGCTCGCGCCGTCGTGCGAGGATTACGTGGCGACGGACTTCTCCGCCACCGTGGTCGAAACGCTCACCGGGCAGGTCGCCGAGGACCCCGCGCTGGCCCACGTGACGCTGCACAACCGGGAGGCCAACGACTTCTCGGGGTTGCCGGACGGGCACTTCGACACCGTGGTGATCAACTCGGTCATCCAGTACTTCCCCGACATCGGCTACCTCGCCGACGTGCTGCGCCAGGCGGCCGCGCTGCTCGCGCCCGGCGGCGCGGTGTTCGTCGGCGACGTGCGCAACTTCCGGCTGCTGCGGGCCTTCCGGACCGCGGTGCTGGCCGACGAGATCGCCGCGGCGCCCGAGTCGGCCCGGGAAATCGTCGAGAACAGCGTGCTGGAGGAGAAGGAGCTGCTCGTCGACCCCGACTTCTTCCCGGCGCTGGCCGCGACGCTGCCCGGGATCGCCGCGGCGGACGTCCGGCTCAAGCGGGCCCACCACCACAACGAGCTGAGCCGCCACCGCTACGACGCCGTGCTGCGCAAGGAACCCGCGGAGAACGTCGAGCCGGCGCTCACCGCGGCCTGGGGCCCGGGTGCGCTGGAGACGCTGCTGAGCGACGTCCGGCCGGCGTCCGCGCGGATCACCGGCGTGCCGAACGGCCGGGTCGCGCGGGAGCTGGCCGAGCTGGCGAAGCTCGACACCGGCCGGACCCCGGCCGCGGTGACCGCGCCGGACCCCGAAGACCTGCACGAGATCGGCAGGCGGCGCGGCTACCAGGCCGCGGTGACCTGGTCCGCCGACGGTCCCGGCCTGGTCGACGTCGTGTACACCCGCGACGGCGAGCCGGTGACCGTGCCCACCTCGGCCGCCACCCCCGGACTGCCCTTCACCGCTTACGCGAACGCGCCCTCGCGCGCCGCGAAGACGAGCTCGTTCGTCGCCGAGCTGCGTGCGTACCTCGCCGCGCGGCTGCCCGCCGAAGCGATCCCGCACGCCTTCACCACCGTCGAAGACCTCCCCGAAGGGACCGGACATGCCGACCACTGA
- a CDS encoding FAD-binding oxidoreductase: MPDDARYADLVRGVNQRWVGKPDYVCVATSTEEVVEAVGTAVREGRRIAVRSGGHCVEEMVGAPDVQVVIDLSELNRIDFDAERDAFVVEPGATVGQAYRTLYKRWGVTIPAGSCPSVGLGGHIAGGGYGPLSRKFGYVSDHLYAVEVVVVDAAGTARAVVATRDPDDENHDLWWAHTGGGGGNFGVVTRYWLRIPGVTGAPSALLPTPPARLLVQQDVWVWDMLDEAAFTRLLRNHGDWYERNSAPGSPYDDLYSGLWCGTRASQFVAMSTQIDSALPNAAGLLDDYVTAIRRDLGVAPALSSRQELPWLHSTSWGGIADSGDHTLSFKIKAADLRKRCTDEQAGKIYRHLLREDYGNHRAGVMFVGCGGQMNALSPADTAIAQRDSILKLVYSTHWDASEQPEAHLAWLREFYADVYAGTGGVPVPDERTNGSYVNNPDFDVQDERWNRSGLAWHELYHQHNYPRLQRVKARWDPAEVFRNPFSVRLP, encoded by the coding sequence ATGCCGGACGACGCCCGGTACGCCGATCTCGTGCGCGGGGTGAATCAGCGCTGGGTCGGCAAACCCGATTACGTCTGCGTGGCGACCTCCACCGAAGAAGTCGTCGAGGCCGTCGGCACCGCCGTGCGCGAGGGCAGGCGGATCGCGGTCCGCAGCGGCGGCCACTGCGTCGAGGAGATGGTCGGCGCCCCGGACGTCCAGGTGGTCATCGACCTCTCCGAGCTGAACCGCATCGACTTCGACGCCGAGCGCGACGCCTTCGTCGTCGAGCCGGGCGCGACCGTCGGCCAGGCCTACCGGACGCTGTACAAGCGCTGGGGTGTCACCATCCCTGCCGGCTCCTGCCCGAGCGTCGGCCTGGGCGGGCACATCGCCGGTGGTGGGTACGGCCCGCTGTCGCGGAAGTTCGGCTACGTCTCCGACCACCTGTACGCGGTCGAGGTCGTCGTGGTGGACGCGGCCGGCACCGCCCGCGCGGTGGTCGCGACCCGCGACCCCGACGACGAGAACCACGACCTGTGGTGGGCGCACACCGGCGGCGGTGGCGGCAACTTCGGCGTGGTGACGCGCTACTGGCTGCGGATCCCCGGCGTCACCGGCGCCCCGAGCGCGCTGCTGCCCACCCCGCCCGCGCGGCTGCTGGTGCAGCAGGACGTCTGGGTGTGGGACATGCTCGACGAAGCCGCGTTCACCCGCCTGCTGCGCAACCACGGCGACTGGTACGAGCGCAACAGCGCGCCCGGTTCGCCCTACGACGACCTCTACAGCGGCCTTTGGTGCGGGACGCGCGCTTCGCAGTTCGTCGCCATGTCGACCCAGATCGACAGCGCGCTGCCGAACGCCGCCGGCCTGCTCGACGACTACGTGACCGCGATCCGCCGGGACCTCGGCGTCGCCCCGGCGCTGAGCAGCCGGCAGGAGCTGCCGTGGCTGCACTCGACGTCGTGGGGCGGGATCGCCGACAGCGGAGACCACACGCTGAGCTTCAAGATCAAGGCGGCCGACCTGCGCAAACGCTGCACCGACGAGCAGGCCGGCAAGATCTACCGGCACCTGCTGCGCGAGGACTACGGCAACCACCGCGCCGGCGTGATGTTCGTCGGCTGCGGTGGCCAGATGAACGCGCTGTCGCCCGCCGACACCGCGATCGCGCAGCGCGACTCGATCCTCAAGCTCGTCTACTCCACGCACTGGGACGCCTCCGAGCAGCCCGAGGCGCACCTGGCGTGGCTGCGCGAGTTCTACGCGGACGTCTACGCCGGGACCGGCGGCGTGCCGGTGCCGGACGAGCGCACCAACGGCTCGTACGTGAACAACCCGGACTTCGACGTGCAGGACGAGCGGTGGAACCGCTCCGGACTGGCCTGGCACGAGCTGTACCACCAGCACAACTACCCGCGGCTGCAGCGGGTGAAGGCGCGCTGGGACCCGGCTGAGGTGTTCCGGAACCCGTTCTCCGTGCGTCTTCCTTGA
- a CDS encoding acyltransferase domain-containing protein, with amino-acid sequence MATPTLTTEHEHTGSGHDVVPLIVSADSKAGLRSKAHRLARYLAEHPDTPFESFARSVAAEDTGRAHRAVLLSAGRDGGLRGLEALAAGQNPPDVVRGSARRAERVVFVFPGQGSQWPGMVLDLLEWSPVFAGEIARCDAALAAFADWSIVDVLHGRPGAPTLDDGADVVQPVLFAVMVALAALWRSHGVEPAAVVGHSLGEVAAACATGALSHQDGMRVAARWSQAQATLSGRGDMISVPLPVADVRSRLAGREGLDIGAVNAPSWVVVSGDSGAVAELLADLTAEGVRARRIPVGLAAHSRHIDGIRDRLLADLAPLAPSSTAVPFHSTVTEGPLDTAVLDARYWFRNLRNPVRFDEATRGLVEQGIGVFAEISPHPVLTVAVQDTIDTLDGRAVVLGSIRRREDGPRSFLGSLAAAYVSGVGVDWTAAFPGGAEPVTLPESGSDATVAAAGLLAAGHPLLGAAVELAEDGGWLFTGRLSAAQQPWLAGHTVFGRTVLPSAVLVELILHAASELGCARIEELTQHLPVVFAEEALCLQVRIGPVDDAGARRIGVFARPDSVGAAQGGPWTRHATGIMAETEGAAAGVEPPAAWPPPGAVAEDAGTARDRLRAHGIELGPEFGGLTGAWSLDGELFAEVALPVQAGGGAGYGIHPALLDSALQAVALFPAAAESDGWLASSWSGLALHTAGAPALRVRLRATGADSVSVTATDTVGRPVFSAENVVLGALPGEYVRAPHTEPVTRTAPAGGLAARLAGLPEPARAELVLDLVREHTAEVLGRDTAAGIGGDSAFSELGFESLTAVALRNRLAEATGLKLRTTLVFDYPTPDALAGHLLAVLQPSTEDSEVLAGLDRLEQALFADAGGPPLHGRVKVRLRDLLFRLDGADDTGGPEAGDAPLDAASDDEIFALLDRELDLS; translated from the coding sequence GTGGCCACCCCGACCCTGACGACCGAGCACGAACACACCGGCAGTGGTCACGACGTCGTGCCCCTGATCGTCTCCGCCGACAGCAAGGCGGGCCTGCGGTCGAAGGCGCACCGCCTCGCGCGGTACCTCGCCGAGCACCCCGACACGCCGTTCGAGTCGTTCGCGCGCTCGGTCGCGGCCGAGGACACCGGCCGGGCGCACCGGGCCGTGCTGCTGTCGGCCGGGCGCGACGGCGGCCTGCGCGGGCTGGAGGCCCTCGCGGCCGGCCAGAACCCGCCCGACGTCGTGCGCGGCAGCGCCCGCCGCGCCGAGCGGGTGGTGTTCGTCTTCCCCGGCCAGGGTTCGCAGTGGCCGGGCATGGTCCTGGACCTCCTGGAGTGGTCGCCGGTGTTCGCCGGGGAGATCGCACGCTGCGACGCCGCGCTCGCTGCCTTCGCCGACTGGTCCATTGTGGACGTCCTGCACGGCCGCCCCGGCGCGCCCACTTTGGACGACGGCGCCGACGTCGTGCAGCCGGTGCTCTTCGCGGTGATGGTGGCGCTGGCCGCGCTGTGGCGCTCGCACGGCGTCGAGCCCGCCGCCGTCGTCGGGCACAGCCTCGGCGAGGTCGCCGCGGCCTGCGCGACCGGCGCGCTGTCCCACCAGGACGGCATGCGGGTGGCCGCGCGGTGGAGCCAGGCCCAGGCCACGCTGTCCGGCCGTGGCGACATGATCTCCGTGCCGCTGCCGGTGGCCGACGTCCGGTCCCGCCTGGCGGGCCGGGAGGGGCTCGACATCGGCGCGGTGAACGCGCCGTCGTGGGTCGTCGTCTCGGGCGATTCCGGCGCGGTGGCGGAACTCCTGGCCGATCTGACCGCCGAGGGCGTGCGCGCCCGGCGCATCCCGGTCGGGCTGGCCGCGCACTCGCGCCACATCGACGGCATCCGCGACCGGCTGCTGGCCGACCTCGCCCCGCTGGCGCCGTCGTCCACCGCCGTCCCGTTCCACTCGACGGTGACCGAAGGCCCGCTCGACACCGCCGTGCTCGACGCCCGCTACTGGTTCCGGAACCTGCGCAACCCGGTCCGCTTCGACGAGGCCACCCGCGGGCTGGTCGAGCAGGGCATCGGCGTCTTCGCCGAAATCAGCCCGCACCCGGTGCTCACGGTCGCGGTGCAGGACACGATCGACACGCTCGACGGCCGCGCGGTCGTGCTCGGCTCGATCCGCCGTCGCGAGGACGGCCCGCGCTCGTTCCTCGGCTCGCTCGCCGCGGCCTACGTGTCCGGCGTCGGTGTCGACTGGACCGCCGCTTTCCCCGGTGGGGCCGAGCCGGTGACGCTGCCGGAGTCCGGTTCGGACGCCACGGTCGCCGCCGCCGGGCTGCTGGCCGCCGGGCACCCGCTGCTCGGTGCCGCCGTCGAGCTCGCCGAGGACGGCGGCTGGCTGTTCACCGGCCGGCTGTCCGCCGCGCAGCAGCCGTGGCTGGCCGGGCACACCGTGTTCGGCCGGACGGTGCTGCCGTCGGCGGTGCTCGTCGAGCTGATCCTGCACGCGGCGTCGGAGCTGGGCTGCGCGCGGATCGAAGAACTCACCCAGCACCTGCCGGTCGTCTTCGCCGAAGAGGCGCTGTGCCTGCAGGTGCGGATCGGCCCGGTCGACGACGCCGGCGCGCGCCGGATCGGCGTGTTCGCCCGGCCCGACTCGGTCGGCGCCGCCCAGGGCGGGCCCTGGACGCGGCACGCGACCGGGATCATGGCCGAAACCGAGGGCGCGGCGGCCGGCGTCGAACCGCCCGCCGCATGGCCGCCGCCGGGTGCCGTCGCCGAGGACGCGGGCACCGCCCGCGATCGCCTGCGGGCGCACGGCATCGAGCTCGGTCCCGAGTTCGGCGGCCTCACCGGCGCCTGGTCGCTCGACGGCGAGCTGTTCGCCGAAGTGGCGCTGCCGGTGCAGGCCGGCGGCGGCGCCGGCTACGGCATCCACCCCGCGCTGCTGGACTCCGCGCTCCAGGCGGTCGCGTTGTTCCCCGCCGCCGCGGAGTCCGACGGCTGGCTCGCGTCGTCGTGGAGCGGGCTGGCCCTGCACACGGCCGGGGCGCCGGCGTTGCGGGTCCGGCTGCGGGCCACCGGCGCGGACTCGGTGTCGGTGACGGCCACCGACACCGTGGGGCGCCCGGTCTTCTCCGCCGAGAACGTCGTCCTCGGGGCACTGCCGGGGGAGTACGTCCGCGCGCCGCACACCGAGCCGGTCACGCGGACCGCTCCCGCGGGCGGCCTGGCGGCGCGGCTGGCCGGGCTGCCCGAGCCCGCCCGCGCGGAACTGGTGCTGGACCTGGTCCGCGAGCACACCGCGGAGGTCCTCGGCCGGGACACCGCGGCCGGGATCGGCGGCGACAGCGCGTTCAGCGAGCTCGGCTTCGAATCGCTCACGGCGGTGGCGCTGCGCAACCGGCTCGCCGAGGCGACCGGGTTGAAGCTGCGCACCACGCTGGTCTTCGACTACCCGACGCCGGACGCGCTGGCCGGGCACCTGCTGGCGGTGCTGCAGCCGTCCACTGAGGACTCCGAGGTCCTCGCCGGCCTGGACCGGCTGGAGCAGGCGCTGTTCGCCGACGCGGGCGGCCCGCCCCTGCACGGCCGGGTCAAGGTCCGGTTGCGCGACCTGCTGTTCCGGCTGGACGGCGCGGACGACACGGGCGGCCCCGAGGCCGGGGACGCCCCGCTCGACGCCGCGTCGGACGACGAGATCTTCGCACTGCTCGATCGAGAGCTCGACCTGTCCTGA